DNA from Actinomyces sp. oral taxon 897:
GCGTCCTTGGTCATGACCTGACGCTGGAGGGCGAGGGTGGCGGTGGAGACGAGCGTGCGTTCCCCGCCCTGTACGGCGTGGACCATGGCCGGCAGGAGGTAGCCCAGGGACTTGCCGGTCCCGGTGCCGGCCTGGACCAGGAGGTGCCCGCCGTCCTCGATGGTGGCGGCCACGCGCTCGACCATGGTGGTCTGGCCCTGGCGTGGTGAGCCGGACAGGCGTGAGACGGCCTCGGTCAGGGCCTGGCCAGCCAGGTCGGCGGTGGAGGCCATGGGGCCCTCAGGCCTGTCCGGGGGCGTGCCCGCCGGTAGCACCGTCCTGGGTGGGCGTCGGGTCCGCCGGGTCAGCCTGGTCGATGACGCTGGCGGCCCGCAGCTCGGCAGCCAGGGCCGGGTCCACACGGGCCACCAGGCGGGTGCCGTGGGACACGTACTGGACAGAGTCGACCTCCCCGTCGGCGTGGGCCCGGGAGACCAGGTCCCCGCGGGAGTAGGGCACCACGAGGTCCACGGCCACGCCCGGACGCGGCAGGAGGTCCTCCACGCGCTGCCGGAGGGCGTCCAGGCCCTGCCCGGTGCGGGCGGAGACCGTCAGGGCCCCGGGCAGGCGGGTGCGCAGGGTCGCCAGGGTGACGGCGTCGGCCAGGTCGGCCTTGTTGAGCACCACGAGCTCGGGGACGTCCAGGGCGCCGGGGATACCGGCCAGGACGGTGTGGACGGCGGCGACCTGGCCCAGGGGGTCGGGGTGGGCGGCGTCCACGACGTGGAGGAGCAGGTCGGCGCTGGCGACCTCCTCCAGGGTGGAGCGGAAGGCCTCAATGAGCTCGTGGGGCAGGTTGCGTACGAATCCGACGGTGTCGGTCAGGGTGTAGACGCGCCCGTCGGCGGTCTGGGTACGCCTGACCGTGGGGTCCAGGGTGGCGAACAGGGCGTCCTGGACCATGGTCTGCGCCCCGGTGAGGCGGTTCATGAGGGAGGACTTGCCGGCGTTGGTGTAGCCGGCGATGGCCACCGAGGGGATGGCCCCGCGCCGCCGTGAGCCGCGCCTGGTCTCCCGGGAGGGGGCCATGGCCCTGATCTCGCGGCGGAGCTTGGCCATGCGCTGGCGGATGCGACGCCGGTCGAGCTCGATCTTGGTCTCGCCCGGGCCGCGGGAGCCAATGCCCTGACCCCCGGCCACGCGCCCGCCGGCCTGGCGGGACATGGACTCCCCCCAGCCGCGCAGGCGGGGCAGGAGGTACTCCAGCTGGGCCAGCTCCACCTGGGCCTTGCCCTCACGGGACTTGGCGTGCTGGGCGAAGATGTCCAGGATCACGGCGGTGCGGTCCACGACCTTGACGCCCACCACGTCCTCCAGGGCGCGGCGCTGGGAGGGGGCGAGCTCGCCGTCGACAATGACCGTGTCCGCCCCGACGGCCGCGACCACCTCGGCAA
Protein-coding regions in this window:
- the hflX gene encoding GTPase HflX, with the protein product MTSHHDHSAAPAPRTGIPRTPGRTPRSGAPTDAPQAAVPQPDVLHPQPDAGDAAPHDAIPHPQAAAPRPGTEDVAPGVLSRSAAALASTAADHEAHEAHDAGALEREARAATRRTASLSTELEDVSEVEYRQIRLERVVLVGLDLPAAPAEPGPTAQGATDAQTSLRELAALASTAGSEVLDALTQRRDHPDAATYLGSGKAKELAEVVAAVGADTVIVDGELAPSQRRALEDVVGVKVVDRTAVILDIFAQHAKSREGKAQVELAQLEYLLPRLRGWGESMSRQAGGRVAGGQGIGSRGPGETKIELDRRRIRQRMAKLRREIRAMAPSRETRRGSRRRGAIPSVAIAGYTNAGKSSLMNRLTGAQTMVQDALFATLDPTVRRTQTADGRVYTLTDTVGFVRNLPHELIEAFRSTLEEVASADLLLHVVDAAHPDPLGQVAAVHTVLAGIPGALDVPELVVLNKADLADAVTLATLRTRLPGALTVSARTGQGLDALRQRVEDLLPRPGVAVDLVVPYSRGDLVSRAHADGEVDSVQYVSHGTRLVARVDPALAAELRAASVIDQADPADPTPTQDGATGGHAPGQA